In a genomic window of Wyeomyia smithii strain HCP4-BCI-WySm-NY-G18 chromosome 1, ASM2978416v1, whole genome shotgun sequence:
- the LOC129718045 gene encoding uncharacterized protein C15orf61 homolog has product MSIRTLFCQKPKVSEVLTAYLKQCNEPPWTSYFIKYRDVANDHFGRSHFNWTLDTGTNYHILRTGCYPYMKYHCTKRPVQDLTVDDTFFRFIKVINLGLPQLGYGFAARFLIRHVEWVDMGAKYGKVPIYFLYEEDKGSEY; this is encoded by the exons ATGTCAATAAGAACTTTATTTTGTCAAAAGCCTAAAGTGTCCGAGGTACTGACGGCATATTTAAAACAGTGCAATGAACCACCGTGGACGTCCTATTTCATCAAG TACCGGGACGTCGCAAACGATCACTTCGGCCGGTCACATTTCAACTGGACTTTGGACACGGGAACAAACTATCATATATTGCGCACCGGTTGTTATCCCTATATGAAATATCATTGTACCAAGCGGCCCGTTCAGGACCTCACCGTAGACGATACGTTTTTTCGATTTATTAAAGTCATCAATCTTGGCCTTCCGCAGCTCGGGTACGGATTTGCGGCCCGTTTTCTGATTCGACACGTGGAATGGGTGGATATGGGAGCGAAGTACGGCAAAGTACCCATTTACTTCCTCTACGAAGAAGATAAAGGTTCGGAGTATTAA
- the LOC129718042 gene encoding NADH-ubiquinone oxidoreductase 49 kDa subunit-like gives MAFSVLNSVVKRAASNVYITNCLLKNSGALYNSQQVRNAGKWFPDSEFIQQFNSAVMYPDEVTSKWKLPPWNSKIAPVEKTVRNVKLNFGPQHPAAHGVLRLVLELDGETVMRADPHIGLLHRGTEKLIEYKTYTQALPYFDRLDYVSMMCNEQCYSLAVEKLLNIDVPLRAKYIRVLFAEITRILNHIMAIGTHGLDVGAMTPFFWLFEEREKLMEFYERVSGARMHAAYIRPGGVSLDIPLGLLDDIYEFSAKFGERLDEVEDVLTTNRIWVQRTQDIGVVSAEDALNYGFSGVMLRGSGIKWDLRKSQPYDVYDRMEFDVPIGTKGDCYDRYLCRVEEMRQSLRIIDQCLNQMPAGEIRTDDAKLCPPTRAEMKNSMEALIHHFKLFTQGYQVPPGSTYTAIEAPKGEFGVYLVSDGSSKPYRCKIKAPGFAHLAALDKVGRHHMLADIVAIIGTLDVVFGEIDR, from the coding sequence ATGGCCTTTTCGGTGCTTAATTCGGTAGTTAAGCGGGCGGCTTCGAATGTTTATATAACCAATTGTTTGCTGAAAAACAGTGGAGCTTTATATAATTCCCAGCAGGTTCGCAATGCCGGGAAGTGGTTCCCGGACTCCGAGTTTATCCAGCAGTTCAACTCGGCCGTAATGTACCCGGACGAGGTTACGTCCAAATGGAAGCTGCCTCCGTGGAACAGCAAGATCGCTCCGGTCGAGAAGACAGTGCGAAATGTTAAGCTGAACTTCGGTCCTCAGCATCCAGCTGCTCACGGTGTGCTGCGTTTGGTTTTGGAGCTGGATGGTGAAACCGTAATGCGGGCTGATCCGCACATTGGTCTTTTGCATCGCGGTACCGAGAAGCTTATCGAGTATAAGACGTATACTCAAGCGTTGCCGTATTTTGACCGGTTGGATTACGTTTCGATGATGTGTAATGAGCAGTGTTATTCTTTGGCGGTggagaagctgctgaacatcgACGTTCCATTGCGGGCCAAGTATATTCGTGTACTGTTTGCGGAGATAACTAGGATTCTAAACCATATTATGGCTATCGGAACTCATGGATTGGATGTGGGTGCTATGACTCCGTTCTTTTGGCTGTTCGAGGAACGCGAGAAATTAATGGAGTTTTATGAGCGTGTGTCCGGTGCCCGTATGCATGCTGCATACATTCGACCGGGTGGAGTTTCGTTGGATATACCGCTTGGACTGTTGGATGATATTTACGAATTTTCTGCCAAGTTTGGAGAGCGGTTGGATGAGGTAGAGGATGTTCTTACAACCAACCGCATCTGGGTGCAGCGTACGCAAGATATTGGCGTTGTATCAGCTGAGGATGCTTTGAACTACGGTTTTAGTGGTGTGATGCTCAGAGGATCTGGAATTAAGTGGGATCTTCGCAAGTCCCAGCCGTATGATGTTTATGATCGGATGGAATTTGATGTTCCGATTGGAACCAAGGGTGATTGCTACGATCGCTATTTGTGCCGTGTTGAAGAAATGCGTCAGTCCCTGCGTATTATCGATCAGTGTCTGAACCAGATGCCAGCTGGAGAAATCCGAACGGACGATGCTAAACTGTGTCCGCCGACCCGTGCCGAAATGAAGAACTCTATGGAAGCGCTGATTCATCACTTCAAGTTGTTTACTCAGGGCTACCAAGTACCGCCAGGATCCACGTACACCGCTATCGAAGCCCCTAAGGGAGAGTTTGGGGTCTACTTAGTCTCCGATGGATCCAGCAAACCGTACCGCTGCAAAATCAAGGCTCCGGGTTTTGCCCATCTGGCGGCACTTGATAAAGTTGGCAGACACCACATGCTTGCTGATATCGTGGCTATTATTGGAACACTGGACGTCGTGTTCGGTGAAATCGATCGTTAA